The DNA segment GTCCTCGTACTGGAACGGGCCGAAGGCTCCCTGGACGCCCTGCTCGCCCGTACCGCCGTCCCCGACGCCGGGCCCGCCCTGCTGGCCCAGGTCTGCGAGGGCCTGCACCAGCTGCACCACGCGGGCTGGGTGCACGGCGACCTGAAGCCGGCCAACGTGCTGCTCATGGCGGACGGCTCCGCCCGGCTCGCCGACTTCAACATGGCGGCCGAGATGCAGGGCACCCACGCCTACACCCCGGCCTTCGCCACCCCCGACTACACCCCGCCCGAACTGCTCTGGCCCGTCGTCGACGAGCGCGGCACCCGCATACGCCCCTCCGCCGACGTCTGGGCGTTCGGCGTCCTCGCCCATGTCGTCCTGACCGGCGAGTTCCCGCTCCCCGGCGCCTCCGCCGAGGCCCGCGCCGACGCGGCGACCCGGTACGCGCGCGGCACCGAGGGGCTGCGGCTCTCGCCCGCCCTCCCCGACGCCTGGCGCGACATCCTGCACGACTGCCTCGCCCCGGACCACCGCGCCCGCGCCACCGGCACCGAGGACCTGCTCCGCCGGGTCGAGGCCGCCGCCGGTGCCGCACGCTCGGCCCGGCTGCCCAGGCTGCGGCCCCGGCGGTGGACCCGCCCCGCGCTCGTCACGGCTCTCGCGGCGGCGGTCGCGGGCACGGCCGCGCTGCTGCTCGCCTCGCCCTGGGACCCGGACGCGGCCGCGGCCGAGCCCCCGACCTGCGAACGGCCGGTGCTGTACGAGGACGCCTCGCACCGTACGGGCTACATGGCCGGCAACAGCGGCACCTGGGACTTCACCATCCAGCGCGGCGACGGCGGCAGCCAGGTCCGC comes from the Streptomyces sp. NBC_00525 genome and includes:
- a CDS encoding protein kinase domain-containing protein; its protein translation is MTAPPYAVPVPRGYRVGPWEVREPIASGAFATVYEATRDREPKDERDGRDGPDGRGVRGTRGAQGARGAEDSRDGGPPLRAALKFLPTGTRTPRQLEHLRDLAEREVQLLRRLRSPRLIRMYDTLTVDDPDHPELDGATVLVLERAEGSLDALLARTAVPDAGPALLAQVCEGLHQLHHAGWVHGDLKPANVLLMADGSARLADFNMAAEMQGTHAYTPAFATPDYTPPELLWPVVDERGTRIRPSADVWAFGVLAHVVLTGEFPLPGASAEARADAATRYARGTEGLRLSPALPDAWRDILHDCLAPDHRARATGTEDLLRRVEAAAGAARSARLPRLRPRRWTRPALVTALAAAVAGTAALLLASPWDPDAAAAEPPTCERPVLYEDASHRTGYMAGNSGTWDFTIQRGDGGSQVRELQCLLRYLHGVTEVGEVDGDFGPMTHQAVVTFQTRAGLDADGMVGPATWRALRRGPAGS